The Flavobacterium sp. 1 genome contains the following window.
AATAATAAACAACTGCACGATATTTATTTTTATTGGATTCTCCATATTGCTTTAATACTGCGTCAATTCCTGCTTTAAGGGCTGGACTATCAGGCAAGCCTAATTTTTTAATTAAAAAATTTTTCTTTACAGTAACTATTTCTGATTGCTGTGTTCCTGCAATAACTGAAGAATCTGGATTATATATTGACGGACCGCAACCTATAGTTACCTTGGTCAATAACTCCATATCAGGATTAATTCCGCACTTTTCTTTCAAGTCCGTTGCATATTTAATAATTAATACATCTTTTGCGCCCATAATAATAAAATTAAATTTATTAACTATTTTATAACTGACTCAAATTTAGTAATTTATTATTTATGTGTGCGATTTTTATTCATTATTTTTTCATAAAATTATCATCTGCCTGATTTTACAAGTAAGATTGTTCTTGTATAAAATTTAAATCAAATTACTACAATTTACAATACCTCAAAAAAAATGTAATAAAATGGCATCATTCTTAAATATTGACTCAAAAATTTTTAACTCCAAAAAATTCAGCAAAACCCAGAACACCCTTATTTATTAATCGTATAATATGCCTTTTTTACGACAGGAATACCACTGCCAGTAATACCTTCTAAAACTACTTTTACTTTGGTTTCGACACCACTATTATAATAATTTACACTAACATTGCCCGTTTTATCGGGATGCACATACGGATTCCAATAAAGCGTATTTCTTACGGCCGCTTTACTATCCAACTCTAAATTGGGTTTTTCAGGATTTGGCACATAAAAAACACGCGCCGTATAAAACCCTTCTAATTCTTGTTTAATAGAATGAAAAGTTTCTTTTTTACGCTGTTGACCAGTATTCCCTTTTGTAGTAATTGCAATAACCCCATTTGCTGCCGCATTTCCATAAAACACTGTTGCTTGTGTCCCTTTGACTGTTTCTATTTTTATTACATCTGCAGGTATAACAAAACCTACTTGCAACTTATCAATCACTTCAATACCATCTAATATAAAAAGCGGACTCCCTTCATAACGTGTAAATCGAACAGAGTCAACATCAACAGTCACACCCGGAACAGTTTTTTCAATAAGCTGATAGATATCTGTAAATTGAGCTGTGCTTTCGTCTGCAACATAACTAAAATCAGGTATTCCAAGCATAGAAGGCCTACTGCTTTTCTTTTGGACACTAATTGAAACTTCTTTTAAAATATTTTCAGGTTTTATGCCAAAAGCTATAAATTTCCTGTACACATTTTCAACTACTCCGAGTGTTGTTTCAGGTAAACTGCTTGTTTCACTTTTAAAAGACACAGGGATTGGAGGCTGTTCAATAGGATTTGCTACTATTTCACCCCTAAACTTCCCTTTTTCATTTCTGGAATTTAAATACATGGTAGTTTTTCCAGAAAACATAAGGTTTTCAAATTTATAAACCCCATTAGAATCTGTAGCTGCATTAAAAAAATTAAAATGCTTTTTATTCATTAATGCCAGTGTCATATTATTATTTACTAATGGCTTATCAGCAAGAAGCTGCTTTACCCTGCCGGAGATTGTAATTCCTTTTTCTGCAATATAGCTAATGCTTTCGTTAGCCATTGGAGCTGTTTTCCATAAAAAATCCCGCCAGCCCTGTGTTAAAAGCAAATTATCTAAGTATTCCTGTCTTTTTAAATTAGCCGGATCAAAATAATAGGCTGGATTATGAACCTTACCTCTAATATCCGATTCCATCAAGAAATAAGAACTAATATTTGTACCAAAATCTTTATCCTCTAAAGCTCCGTTCATGTCCGTTACGCTTAATGAAAAACTTGCCGATTTTACCACGCCTGTTTTAGATTTTGAAGTAACATTAATCGTAGTTTTTTCTTCCGGTTTATAACTCAATTTATCTGTCGCTAACTGTACATCTAAATCATTCTCCTTTTCAATATACACTAAGCGCTCGCTTTGTGGTTTAGAATTACTGTCATACAGTGTTATTTGGCTTACGCCCTCTGGAGTTTTATCTTTAGGCAATTCAAAAGATAATGCGGTTTCCGCTAAAGTTTGTACAGTTTCTAAATATGTAATCCCTTTTGCTTTACCAACCAATCTAAGTGCTGTATTAGGATTATGTGATAAAGTTTCTGGATTTGTAGTAATGGTTATAATATTTTTGCCTCTGAACACCCTAAAACTTAACAAATACCCTTCCTTGGACGCTATTGGGAGTTCTGCGCGGATTTCTTCGCCTGCAAGGGTTTTAATTTTTGCATAATAGTGTTTCCCTTTAATAGGAATAATTTGAAATTTTCCCATACCATCATGAGAACTCGCAAAAGAGGTAACCAATTCGTTATCCGAATCAAAAATTTCCCCCTTAATATCTATTGGGTTTCCATTACTATCGACAGCCTTAAATCCCACAACACTTGCATTATTTTCTAAAAGCGAACCGCCTTCAGGAAAAAAATCAACCTTAACCGTGTTTTCGACATCAGTTGCAAGGGCTTTGATTACCTCAGCATTAGATTGAATTACACTAGCTTTAACATCAAATATTTCAATATCTTTTTTAAATACAAAATCTTCACCAAAATTTCTATTCCAATTTGTGTAAGCTCGTATTTGGTAATGCCCTGGTTTTACTCCAAGTGAATCGGCCAATTTAAAATCGCCGTTCCCTAAACCTATTTCTAAATTTGTTTTGTTTCGCGCAATTATTTTAAAATCAGGAGATATTAATTCCACATATAAAATATTACTGTTATCAAAAAGCAAGTTATTGCTGGCACGCACATTATAGGCTTTATACCATAAATCTTCACCCATAAAATAAGTTGCCCTGTCTGTGTGAAGGTATGTTTTTTCAATATCGGGGTTCTTTTTTTCTTGGGCCTGCAAAAAACCAATTGATAATACAATCCATAGAAAATAAAGAAAACTACGATTACTACTATAAGATTCAAACATGTATAATCTAAATTTATATTAAACAATTTAATAAAAATTAAAGATATATAAAAATCTTATTAATTTACAATTTAAAAAAACATTACAGAGAAACACAAACAATTAGGTTTCAATTACAAAATCAAAAAATAGTCTACTTAATTTTTTTTAAAAACTAAATCAAACCAACTCCTTAAAATACTGCAGCAATACAGAATTATTATTCAATGTAGGCGTAAAAACTTCCAAAATACTTGGCCTGTCATTTTGAACATACAAAGAGTTTAATCCATTTATTAGACTAACTTCATCATTGGCACACAAATAATCCAATCCATACATTTTGGACAAGTGCTCGGCTGTTAAGTTATGGCTTGTTTCAAAAAAAGTATTAAAAACAGGTGTTTCTTCATGTCCGGGCAAAATCCTAAAAATACCGCCGCCTCCATTATTAATCAAAATGATTTTAAAGTTTTTTGGAATATAATTGTTCCAAAGTGCATTGCTATCGTATAAAAATCCAATGTCCCCAGTAATAAAAACTGCTGGTTTAGCATTGCCAACCGCAGCACCGATAGCAGTAGAAGTGCTTCCGTCTATCCCGCTGGTTCCTCTATTGCAGTATACTTCGATTGAACTGTCAATAGGAATTAATTGTGCATATCGAATAGCTGAACTGTTGCTTATTTGCAGCTGACTATTTTTTGGCAGACTTTGAATCACTTTTTCAAAAACCTTAAAAT
Protein-coding sequences here:
- a CDS encoding DUF2853 family protein, whose amino-acid sequence is MGAKDVLIIKYATDLKEKCGINPDMELLTKVTIGCGPSIYNPDSSVIAGTQQSEIVTVKKNFLIKKLGLPDSPALKAGIDAVLKQYGESNKNKYRAVVYYLLTLHFGRESAYN